From a single Planococcus shenhongbingii genomic region:
- the ccsB gene encoding c-type cytochrome biogenesis protein CcsB: protein MNLADISSNLLYVAFIAYLIASFVFGGAVKGNKKGSFASEKRWGKVAFGITILGFLAQLGYFFTRWGATGHPPISNMFEFTTAFGMTLVGGFIVIYAIYKTPVIGMIVLPVALLIIAFASMFPSEVSPLIPALQTNWLAIHVITVVIAEGVLAISAAAGLVYLLKVVDTKKNTKQRFFLEAIMYSLVIVLGFVVVSTFFSVTGYESAFTFVDEKGVESEITYNMPAIIGMNEYVQLTEGTLTPLVETPAVVNASKLTTVVWSLIVGTVLYWVIRLIARKRISAIFKPFVKNVNLQLMDEIGYRAVIIGFPLFSLGALVFAMIWAQIAWSRFWGWDPKEVWALITWLFYAAYLHLRLGKGWHGEKSAWLGVVGFAIIMFNLVAVNLIIAGLHSYA from the coding sequence ATGAACTTAGCCGACATTAGCTCCAATTTATTGTATGTTGCATTCATCGCTTATTTGATTGCTTCATTCGTATTCGGAGGAGCTGTAAAAGGAAATAAAAAAGGATCGTTCGCATCTGAAAAACGTTGGGGGAAAGTAGCGTTCGGCATTACAATCCTCGGTTTTCTTGCCCAATTAGGATATTTCTTCACAAGATGGGGTGCAACCGGACATCCCCCAATCAGTAATATGTTTGAATTTACAACAGCGTTCGGCATGACACTGGTCGGCGGATTTATCGTCATCTATGCAATTTATAAAACACCGGTCATTGGTATGATCGTATTGCCGGTTGCGTTACTGATCATTGCATTTGCCAGCATGTTCCCAAGTGAAGTCAGTCCGTTGATTCCGGCACTTCAAACAAACTGGTTGGCTATCCACGTCATTACGGTTGTAATTGCTGAAGGTGTTCTGGCCATCAGCGCTGCAGCAGGATTGGTTTATCTTTTAAAAGTAGTCGATACGAAGAAAAACACAAAGCAGCGTTTCTTCCTGGAAGCAATTATGTATTCACTTGTCATTGTTCTAGGTTTCGTTGTCGTCAGTACATTTTTCTCAGTAACAGGTTATGAATCGGCCTTTACTTTTGTTGATGAAAAAGGTGTAGAGTCTGAAATTACGTATAATATGCCTGCCATCATCGGTATGAATGAGTATGTTCAATTGACAGAAGGAACCTTGACTCCATTAGTCGAAACGCCGGCAGTGGTAAATGCCAGCAAACTGACGACAGTTGTCTGGTCCCTAATAGTCGGAACAGTGCTGTACTGGGTTATCCGGCTGATTGCCAGAAAAAGAATCTCAGCAATCTTCAAACCATTTGTTAAAAATGTCAATTTGCAATTGATGGATGAAATCGGCTATCGTGCTGTCATCATCGGGTTCCCACTGTTTTCTTTAGGAGCATTGGTGTTTGCCATGATTTGGGCGCAAATCGCCTGGTCCCGTTTCTGGGGCTGGGACCCGAAAGAAGTGTGGGCATTGATCACTTGGCTGTTCTATGCCGCGTACCTTCACTTGCGTCTTGGTAAAGGCTGGCACGGGGAAAAATCTGCATGGCTCGGAGTCGTAGGCTTCGCTATCATCATGTTCAACCTTGTAGCAGTCAATTTAATCATCGCTGGATTGCATTCTTA